Part of the Chthoniobacterales bacterium genome is shown below.
CTCGCCTCGGCGAAAACGTCGATGACGGCGGAGTTTCGCCGTGTGTTTTCCATCATCGCCGCCGGCAACGAACTGAGCGAGGACGGCGAGGCGAGTCTGCTGCGCTTCGGGCTGAAACATGGCTTTTCCGAAGAGGAAGTTGCCGCGTTGATCGGGGAGGAAATGGCCTCGCAAAACGTCACCCGCATCGTCCGGGAAGCCGCCCCGCCGCCGCCACAGGCGAGTTCCATTCCAATCTCCAGCGCCGCACCCGGTGGCAACGACCCGGTTGCCGAGTTTAAGCGTTTTCTAAAACTGAGCGGTCTCGACAGTGACAGCATGACGGACGATCAGCGCGACGCCCTCATCAACATGGCCGAAAACCTCGGTCTCAACGGCGGCGACGCCGAGGACATCGTGGACGATTACCTGGAGGAACTCGACTCGCAGCCGCAGAAGCCCGGTGCCACGGTGCCACCTCCGACGCCATTGCGCTCGCCCTCGCCCGCCCCCATCAAATCGAGTCCCGTCGCCAAACCGGGCGCGCCCGCCGCCGTCCGTCCGAATACCCCGCGCATCACCACCACCATTTCTCCGGCGGAAGAGCGCAGCAAATACCCGAATTTCACCAACACCCTCGGCCAGCAACTCCTCCTCGTCCCCTCCGGCACCTTCCTCATGGGCAGCACGGAACCCGACGCCGCGCCCAACGAAGGCCCGTGCAACAAGGTCACCGTGAGCCGCTTTTACATGAGCCGCCACCCAGCGACGTGCGCCGTTTACGAGCAATTCAGTCCGGCGCACCGGTCGAATCGCATCCCGCTCGCGGGGGATAATCACCCCGTGCTCTACGTCAGCAGCGCTGATGCGA
Proteins encoded:
- a CDS encoding SUMF1/EgtB/PvdO family nonheme iron enzyme, which gives rise to MSLPSPLPDDPRKWTGWKNYNSQNFYERLCLSVEQNPSNELIEDHTRQLLVWWQKKLPLKNQPSNPLAQILRDGLDVAPSFLAEARLGLCNPVTRKTIDESLLASAKTSMTAEFRRVFSIIAAGNELSEDGEASLLRFGLKHGFSEEEVAALIGEEMASQNVTRIVREAAPPPPQASSIPISSAAPGGNDPVAEFKRFLKLSGLDSDSMTDDQRDALINMAENLGLNGGDAEDIVDDYLEELDSQPQKPGATVPPPTPLRSPSPAPIKSSPVAKPGAPAAVRPNTPRITTTISPAEERSKYPNFTNTLGQQLLLVPSGTFLMGSTEPDAAPNEGPCNKVTVSRFYMSRHPATCAVYEQFSPAHRSNRIPLAGDNHPVLYVSSADAIKFCQWLSQKERRKYRLPTEAEWEYAARGTDNRIYPWGDHLNNPGALGNFADANTKFSWSDMEVNDGFAETSPVGQYPRGASAFGIEDMAGNVWEWCNDYFENYKPNDRINPKGPMNGTKRVYRGGSWKSRFSSLRATSRNSNTVDYRCNDLGFRIVCECE